A single genomic interval of Streptomyces sp. 1222.5 harbors:
- a CDS encoding glycosyltransferase family 2 protein, translated as MVEPRIAVAVVTMGNRPAEVDALLESVAKQDLPPVRIVIVGNGCRLPEFARRLGLPGEVTTIDVDENLGCPGGRNVALARLRECGDVDVVVELDDDGLLVDPDVLRRVAELYDADPRLGIVGFRIADEHGETQQRHVPRVGKSDPLRGGRVTGFLGGGHALRMTMLAETGDWPAEFFFAHEETDLAWRAADAGWTILYAPELLLQHPKTSPARHAIYYRVNARNRVWLARRRLPLPLVPVHLGVWTLLTLARTRSTAGLKAWFGGFVEGLREPAGERRPMRWRTVWRLTRLGRPPVI; from the coding sequence GTGGTGGAGCCGAGGATCGCCGTCGCCGTGGTGACCATGGGCAACCGGCCCGCCGAGGTCGACGCCCTCCTGGAGTCCGTCGCCAAGCAGGACCTCCCCCCGGTCCGGATCGTGATCGTCGGCAACGGCTGCCGGCTGCCCGAGTTCGCCCGGCGGCTCGGCCTGCCCGGTGAGGTCACCACCATCGACGTGGACGAGAACCTGGGCTGTCCGGGTGGGCGGAACGTCGCCCTGGCCCGGCTGCGGGAGTGCGGGGACGTCGACGTCGTGGTGGAACTGGACGACGACGGGCTGCTCGTCGACCCCGATGTGCTGCGCCGCGTGGCCGAGCTGTACGACGCCGACCCCCGCCTCGGCATCGTCGGCTTCCGTATCGCCGACGAGCACGGCGAGACGCAGCAACGGCACGTGCCCCGGGTGGGGAAGTCCGACCCGCTGCGCGGCGGCCGGGTCACCGGGTTCCTCGGCGGCGGGCACGCCCTGCGCATGACGATGCTGGCCGAGACCGGGGACTGGCCCGCCGAGTTCTTCTTCGCGCACGAGGAGACGGACCTCGCCTGGCGGGCCGCCGACGCCGGCTGGACCATCCTCTACGCACCCGAGCTGCTGCTCCAGCACCCCAAGACCTCTCCGGCCCGGCACGCCATCTACTACCGGGTCAACGCCCGCAACCGCGTCTGGCTCGCCCGGCGTCGGCTGCCCCTGCCGCTCGTCCCCGTGCACCTCGGGGTCTGGACACTGCTCACCCTCGCCCGCACCCGTTCCACCGCGGGACTGAAGGCGTGGTTCGGCGGGTTCGTGGAAGGTCTGCGGGAGCCGGCCGGCGAGCGGCGGCCGATGCGCTGGCGTACGGTCTGGCGGCTGACGCGGCTCGGACGCCCGCCGGTGATCTGA